The Lolium perenne isolate Kyuss_39 chromosome 6, Kyuss_2.0, whole genome shotgun sequence genome segment AGAAAAACGGCGCCGGGTCACGATCGTCCTCTCCTCCTCTcatcctcctccttcgagtggacatCCACTCCGGTGTCCGACACCACCCACTCTTCGGACTTCGACTGGGACTCGGAGTAGATTAGGGTAGTTTCAAATAAATGTCGATGTACCATCGAACTTCCTTAATGAGTGTAGCCCCCCACATCACCTCCATTACCCTGCGTCAAGTAGACCTAGGGTTTTCCAAGTTGGAAAGTGTCGCCATATGTGGCGGCATTTGATTTTAGTTCTATGATCAGCACGACGACCCCTTGTGTATGTACAACTGCGTCTCGATACATACCGTTATATCTGGAATGGCATAGATCGACCGTCACATCGCCCATCTAGACTGACATAGATCGACGGTACCATCTCCCATCTACAATCATATTTCAAGGCAACACTATGACCTATAGTAGCCTCAAAGTGAAGGTGCCATTATGTTTCTTTCAATGAgccaagcccccccccccccccacatcacCTCCATTACCCTACGTCAAGTACACCTAGGGTTTTCCAAGTTGGAAAGTGTCGCCAATATGTGGCGGCATTTGATTTTGGTTCTATGATCAGCACGATAACCCCTTGTGTATGTACAAATGCTTCTCGATACATACCGTTATATCTGGAATGGCATAGATCGACCGTCGCATCCCCCATCTGGATTGACATAGATCGACGGTACCATCTCCCATCTACAATCATATTTCAAGGCAACACTATGACCTATAGTAGCCTCAAAGTGAAGGTGCCATTATGTTTCTGTCAATGAGCGTAGCCCCCCTCCCCCCACATCACCTCCATTACCCTACATCAAGTACACCTAGGGTTTTTCAAGTTGGAAAGTGTCGACATATGTGGCGGCATTTCATTTCGGTTCCATGATCAACATGATGACCCCTTGTGTATGTACAAATACTTCTCGATACAAaccgttagagcatctccagccgcgtcccccaaagcgtcccccaaagggatttggggcgcgccggacaaaaaaaccgttGAAGCCTAAAACCACGTCGCCTAccattggtcaagcgacgttaatggcgtccctgttttcccaggcgacgcagggacgcatctcgtcgtgcatggccacgtggccgtccgcgccggcgttattgcgtgcaaccacccgctgccgccgctgtttaaagacgctcggcagttctcaccgctcacaaaccatctcgtcgccgccgcctccctcctcccagatcttctcctcgccgctccaaaaatgtcgaggtcgtcctcccgcaagatcgccgcggcgaacggcttcggccgcggcagcctcaccgtggcggaggcgtgggcgctgtacaacGCCCgatatccagtcccgccggacatgcggctgccaagcagcggcggctggaggatggccgtgaacggcgttggcgttccgccgccgccgaagccgcgcacggaccaatggagggacggcatcaaggcccgtcgggctcaactcaccgccgaggagcggttggatccgacgtgggtggccaacaacaacgacgcctggtggacggcgtacttccaggcgaagtacgacgtcgagatgcacagcaccgacgggctcgtcggtggccccaatagctggaacaaggacggacgcgccctgttctggggcgttccggggcgcaccctcgtgaacgtcatccgcggcatccgcaacggcgctccaaggctggagatgccgtcgtcaccgccgccgtctcctcaatggcagccgaggaggacgacgtactactcctcctcgcactcttcttcctcaggaccggcgcgatcgacacCGGCCTCGTCTTACCGGTCAGCGCcgtacaccgtccccaaacgggaggtgaaggaggcgccgacgacgcccgtcaacacgaggcgtggcggcagcggcagccgacggcagcaagggaggcgtggcggcgccctcctcatcccgaagccgaaggtgaaggaggagccggaggaagcgtcgcaggcggcgctgctggcggagtacgagcggcagcagcggctcatcgccagcagcgacgaccccgaggactgcccaggtctgcgggcggtgttcttggcgtccatgaatgacaaggacgcctggaggggtgacctcgacgcggcgatcgccttAGATGGACCGTTGCATCGCCCATCTGGACCGGCATAGATGGACCATCGCATCGCCAGAACCGCGCGGCAGCGATGGAGGAAGAGAGACACTAGTACAAAAATCCTTACCGTCGGCGCATGGATTTGGGCTATCGATGGCGCATCGTCCATCTGGACTGACAAGATCGACTGTACCATCGCCCATCTACAATCACATTTCAAGGCAACACTATGAGCTATAGTAGCCTCAAAGTGAAGGTGCCATTATGTTCGAAGGTGTCGATATGTATACATCGACATTTGATCGGTAATGGCATCGTCAAGGTTGTAAATGTGGCATGTGATGTTGGTTGTATGTGTAATTGCTTCTTGATATGCACTGCCGTTAACACGGTACAGGCCAGTCCGCTGCCGCCGAAACCACGCAACAACGGTTGGGAAGAGGGAGAGAAGCCAATCAAGAGGACGGCGTGACGACACGAAGCGTTTCCAACCTTATAGGATCATGACGGCGTTAACACAGGGAACGACACCGCCGACAATTATTTTAGTAACATTATTTTCAACAACATATATATTTTATACTGCTCGGAAATAttaattttcaatttttttaatgtAAACATTCCCTCCAAAAAGAATTACTTTCCCACCACCTAATTAGAATTTACGCCTAAAAAATCAAACCTCCCGCTAAACGCCTCCGAATATTTTTGTTCCCACCAAAAAAATTGCCTATTTAACCTTCCCCGTAAAAGCACCTCACAATTACTCCTGATTAGTACTCTAACGAAATCACAGTCATCACGGTGGCGATTGGATCTGAGGTCTCTTCGTCCGTGCTCACGGCGTCATCGCGGCGTTAATCCACCACCGCCGTCCAGGAGTACAAACTCTCAGTCTCAGGTTCTTCCAATCCCCATTTTCTTCCAATCCCCTCCCATCGTAGAACCAACCACGCGTTTCAGCGCCGCCGCTACCGCCTGCCACCAGCGCAGCCGTTGCCGCGCTGCCCCACATCGTCGCTATGCCGCCGCCCTCCCCGCGCTGCCCCGCGCTGCCCCACGCCGGGAATGGTCGCCGAGTATTGTCGGggatggccgccgccctgccctCCAGTCCGTTGCCGCACTGCCCCGCGCTGCCCCACGCCGCCACCCTTCGAGACGCAGGTATTGTACAAAATCGAGTGCGTCTGGGGATCAGGCCTGTTGAGGATGATGCCGCGCCGCTCTGTAGCCCATCTCTCCATGCATAGGGCCTTAATTTTCCTGGAATTAGCAGATCAATCGTGCAATTATAACAATCTCCTTACAACTCCCAACACCATCTGAATTTTCTTTTCTCCATTTTTATTTAGGATTTAGAAAACCAGTGTTCTTTTATTACAACATTAGATGTTCTGTTCTGTTGTTTGAAGTTGCTGCTTTTTGTGTTAATGGATTCAAAGAATACTCTCAGTGAAACACCTCCCTTCAAACAGAACTGTAAGTTCTAGAGTTTCTTACCCATTGTTAAATCTCCAGTAGCTAAGAACAAATGTCTCCTCAGATTTCCGGTTGTCACCGTTTAGCTGGAGTTATCAGTAAGAATAGAGAAAAGCCTCATAAGTGCAGGATAGGACCAAAAAATTGTCACATGTATGTAGTAGTACTTAGCTCTGGCTATGTACCTACAGTGCTTTAGCAAAAAAGTTGGCAGGGTTCACTACCACTATTTCACAATCTCCATTGCACACAACTTGTGAGGAGAGCAAGAACCCAAAACACTTGTAACTTTTGCACTTAACCTGTGAGAGTTCGAAACATCTGACTAGACATACTTGACATGCTCAATGTGTTGGTGCTGCTCAGGGTGTGCATAGAAGCTGACCTTGGTAACATCTCTGCACATCTTATTTAAGTGGTTGACAAGTAAACTCCCCTGAAGCCGCATTTAACCATGTTGCTTCAGATAAATCAGTTCACAAAGGCATCGAAAGCTACCCGAGAAACACATATTCTCCGCCAGAGCCTAGTTTGTAACTCCAAACCGAGCTGCCATTCTTACAAATCGTGGTTGATCTTCCAAAACAGAAATCAGCATAGACCAAAAAAAATCCACCTCTTACTGATTCACCAGCGAGGACCACAAATTTCCTCTTGAGTCTTGACTTTGAGCAGGAACACAAGAAAGAAAAACATCATTGTGTTATTCTTGTTTCAGCTTTTATAGATCAATATTGATGTCGTAACTATAATTGTTCATTTCGTTCTTAGGACAAAGCACGTGAAGCGGTGTAGAACAAAGAAACTGAAACAAAAGGTCCACTATCAACTGAGTAGAGAAACAATGTTTTTCAGACTGCATATAAAGATACAGTTCAATGCAAGTTATCGCAGCCTCGTGGCTACGGGTACATGGCCAAGCCCAAAACTGGTTCTGAAAGGTTTCGGATGCAGATTGAGGACCAAGCTCGTGTTGCAGCTGAAACCCTGCAGCGAAACTCCGAGCTCAGCCAGCATGTTAGCGAATTAGAAGAACAATTAGAAGTTGAGCGTGCAAACATGCAGCAGAGTATTGACTTCGAGCGCTCTGAGAGAGAGCAACTTGAGGTGAGGTTGCAAGAAGAGCGTGATGCAAGAGAAAAAATGGTGGAAGAGGAGCGAAGATCAAGGCTCGAATTTGAAAAAAATATGATGGCAAAGTTCCAACAACAGATGGCTAAATTTAGCCAACAGATGGGAAACCAACAGGTAATTACGGTCATATGCTTCCTGTCTTGTAAGGTTTATTTTGCTAACTTGTCTTGCTGAAAGTGCACTTTTACTCGCAGGTGCTTAAGAAGAGGAATGAAAAAGAAAATATTAATTCAAATTTGCAAACCACTCTTTTAAAGAGCTCTAGTCCTAACAGAAATCTAGGACCAAAGTCAAATTTGATTTCTACAAATTCACTCCTACAAGCTGCAACATTGAATTCTCGAATGTACAAAGCAATGGTAAGTCACAACAGTACCTTGCTCACTTCTATGAATAAGATCACTTATCTGTGCTTCATGCTTTACTCGTCTGAATGCTTGCTCAGTTCTATAACCGTTTCTAGTATGCTCAAAAATATAACTTTGTAGTAGCATAACAATACTTCCCTACAACCTCTTCCTCTACATTTGATTTTGTCCTTGTTATGTTCATATGCATTTGTGAGATGTATATATGGCATCAGTGGCGGAGGACGAACAATTTTTTTGCTATGGCGGAGTTAatatcttacaagataacatttgtaGTAGTATGCACAGCCAAAGCTAGCTATGGCACGAGCCATACCTTGCTAGAATGGGTCCTCCGCTGATGCATGTTCAAGTGCTTTGCCGCATTGCTTATTGAGATAATGCCTCCATGATGCACCTTTCTTGGCATAACCTGATTGCACTAGTCTTATTTATCTCATAAGTTATACAGATTGCATTCTTGCCAAATATGTTAATACTAGTACTAACTGGAGACCATCAAGACTCTAATACATATAATATTTTAGTATTTTCTTGAAATTACATACTGAAAGCATATACTTGATTGCAACTAGCAGAATACTTGATTGCACATACTGAAAGCATATACTTGATTGCACTTCTGTAGATCACATCATGTTATTTTGTGGTTGTTTTAATTCTGCTACTGTAGGTCGTTTGCACTTGTATAGGTCACACCATCTATAAAACATTCACTTAAATAGAATCTTTGTACTATTTTCACATTGTAGTTCATCATAGATATTGCCTTACATAATTTCATTAGGTATTAGCTTGTTGACACAACTTACTTGCTTTACATAATATAGGCTTGTACTaatttttttcttcattttttgaATGCAGGACTCAAAGAC includes the following:
- the LOC127310887 gene encoding uncharacterized protein, translated to MAKPKTGSERFRMQIEDQARVAAETLQRNSELSQHVSELEEQLEVERANMQQSIDFERSEREQLEVRLQEERDAREKMVEEERRSRLEFEKNMMAKFQQQMAKFSQQMGNQQVLKKRNEKENINSNLQTTLLKSSSPNRNLGPKSNLISTNSLLQAATLNSRMYKAMDSKT